The region AGCTGCCGGCGGTCAAGGCCGGCCAGGTCGCCGCCTGGGACCCGGTGCCGCGCTTCTCGTACGCGGGCGCCGCGCCGATCCTGGAGAACCTGGCGACGGCGATCCGGAACGCCAAGAAGCTCGGCTGACCCGCACCCGCAGGAAATCACCCGGGCCTCCGTCTGCCCTGTGCCGACTTAGGTTTGCCTAGCCTAACTATCCAAGGATGACCATGACCCAGTCCCGCGCCGCAGACGCGCGGTCGTACCTGTTCAACGACCACACCGTGGAGGGATACCGGGATGCGATGGCCGCCGGGACCACCCGCGTGGCCGGCCGTGTCAGGAAGACCGACCGGCCGTTCAGCGGCGTCGGCCCGGCGCGGCTCGCGCCGGAGATCGCCGCGATCGACCTCGAACGGCCGTTGCACGACCACGCCGCCGCGCTCGACGAGCTCGAACGGGTCTACCTGCGCGACGCCGTCTACTTCCACCACCCCCGCTACCTGGCCCATCTCAACTGCCCGGTGGTGATCCCCGCGCTGCTGGGCGAGGTGGTCCTGTCGGCCGTCAACTCCTCGCTCGACACCTGGGACCAGAGCGCGGGCGGCACGCTCATCGAGCGCCGCCTGGTCGACTGGACGGCCGGCCGGATCGGCTTCGGTCCTGCCGCCGACGGCGTCTTCACCAGCGGCGGCACCCAGTCGAACCTCCAGGCGCTGCTCCTCGCCCGCGAGGAGGCCCGCGCCGCCGGGACGCCGCTGTCCCGGCTGCGCGTGATCACGTCCGAGGCGGGCCACTTCAGCGTGCGCAAGGCGGCGGCCCTGCTCGGCCTCGGGCCGGAGGCGGTCGTCGCCGTGGAGACCGACGCGGAGCGGCGGATGCGGCCCGGCGGGCTCGCCCGCGAGCTCGGCCGCTGCCGCCGCGCCGGGCTGACGGTCATGGCCGTCGCCGCCACCGCGGGCACCACCGACTTCGGCTCGATCGACCCGCTGCCGGAGATCGCCCGGCTGTGCGCGGCGGCCGGGGTGTGGCTGCACGTGGACGCGGCGTACGGCTGCGGGCTGCTGGTCTCCCGCAGGCGGCGGCACCTGCTCGACGGGATCGAGCGGGCCGACTCGGTCACGGTCGACTTCCACAAGTCCTTCTTCCAGCCGGTCAGCTCCAGCGCCCTGCTGGTGCGGGACGGCGCGGCGTTGCGGCACGCGGCCCACCACGCCGACTACCTCAACCCGCTGCGGATGGCCGAGCGGGGGATCCCCAACCAGGTGGACAAGAGCCTGCAGACCACCCGCCGGTTCGACGCGCTGAAGCTCTGGCTGACCCTGCGCGTGATGGGCGCGGACGCGGTCGGCGAGCTGTTCGACCAGGTGGTGGACCTCGCGGCCGAGGCGCACGCGATGCTCGCCGCGGACCCGCGCTTCGAGGTCGTCACGCGGTCGCCGCTGAGCACGCTGGTCTTCCGCTACCTGCCGCCGGAGGGCCCGGGCCGCGAACTGGCCGACGACGCCAATCTGTACGCCCGGGAGGCGCTGGCCGCCTCGGGCGAGGCCGTCGTCGCGGGCACGACCGTCGACGGCCACCACCACCTCAAGCTCACCCTGCTCAACCCGGAGACCACGCGGGACGACGTCGCGTACGTCCTCGATCTCCTCGCCGGGCACGCCCAGCGTCACGTGGACGACCTCGCCCCGCTCGCCGGCCACCCGGAGGTGACGCATGTCCACTCATGACTTCGTCGCGATCGGGCTGGGGCCGTTCAACCTGGGCCTCGCCTGCCTGGCCGAGCCGGTCGCCGGGCTCGACGGGCTGTTCCTGGAGGCGAGGCCCGGCTTCGCCTGGCATCCGGGGATGATGCTCGACGCGGTCACGCTGCAGACCCCGTTCATCGCCGACCTCGTCACGCTGGCCGACCCGACCTCGCCGTACTCCTTCCTCAACTACCTCAAGGAGACCGGCAGGCTCTACCCCTTCTACATCCGGGAGAACTTCTACCAGCTCCGCGCGGAGTACGACGCGTACTGCGGGTGGGCCGCCGGGCGGCTGCGGAGCGTCCGCTTCGGCCACCGGGTCACCTCCGTGACGTACGACGAGGCGGACGGGCATTACGTCGTCCACGCGCTGACGGACACGGGCGAGCGGACCGAGCACCGCGCCCCGCACCTCGTGCTCGGCACCGGCACCCCGCCGTACGTGCCCGAGCCCTGCCGCGGCCTCGGCGGCGGCGTCGTCCACAACAGCGACTACCTCACCCGCAAGGCGGACCTGCTGGCCAAGGAGAGCATCACGGTCGTCGGCAGCGGGCAGAGCGCCGCCGAGATCTACCGCGACCTGCTGTCCGGCATCGACACCCACGGCTACCGGCTGAACTGGGTGACCCGGTCGCCGCGGTTCTTCCCCCTGGAATACACCAAGTTGACCCTGGAGATGACCTCCCCGGACTACGTGGACTACTTCCACGCGCTGCCCGAGGACACCCGCTACCGCCTCGAAGCCGAGCAGAAGGGCCTGCACAAGGGCATCGACGCGGCGCTGATCAACGAGATCTACGACCTGCTGTACGCCAAGTCCGCCGGCGGCCCGGTCCCGGCGCGGCTGCTGACCTGCACCGAACTGCGCGAGGCGGCCCACGACGCGGCCCGGGGTGAGTACACGCTCGGCCTGCGCCACCTGGAGCAGGAGCGCGACTTCACGCTCGTCACCCAGGGGCTCGTGCTGGCCACCGGCTACCGCTACGAGCCGCCCGCCTTCCTCGATCCCGTACGGCACCGCATCCGGTGGGACCGGCGCGGCCGGTTCGACGTGGCCAGGAACTACAGCGTCGACGTCACCGGCCGGGGGATCTTCGTGCAGAACGGCGCGACCCACGCCCACAGCGTCACCTCGCCCGACCTGGGCATGGGCCCGTACCGCAACTCGTGGATCATCGCCCAGATCCTCGGCCGCGAGCACTACCCCATCGAGAAGGCGATCGCCTTCCAGGAGTTCGGGGCCCCCGAGGGGGTGGTCGCGTGAGCGGGATCGTCTTCCGCCGCGTCCACGACGGGGTCGGCGAACTGGCCGTGCGCCGGCTCGACCCCGACGCCGACGCGGAGATCGTGCACGCCTGGGTGACCCACCCCAAGGCGGTTTTCTGGATGATGGGGGACGCCGACGTCGCCGGGGTCGCCGAGGAGTACCGCCGGATCGTGGCCCACCCGCACCGCGACGCCTACCTCGGGCTGGTGAACGGGCGTCCGGCCTTCCTGGCCGAGCGGTACGACCCCGCCCGGGTCGAGCTCGCGGGCCTGTACGACGCGCGGGACGGCGACGTGGGCATGCACTTCCTCTGCGCGCCCACCGGCGCCCCGGTGCACGGCTTCTCCCGGGCCGTGATCACGACCGTGCTGGAGACGCTGTTCGCCGACCCGTCGGTGCGGCGGGTGGTCGTCGAGCCCGACGTGCGCAACACCGCCGTACACGCGCTGAACGCGGCCGCCGGTTTCGAGGTCGTCGGCGTGATCGCCAAACCGGAGAAGGAGGCCCTGCTGAGCGTGTGCACCCGCGAGCGCTTCCACGCCGCCGTCGGAGATCCGGCCGGCGATCCCGTCGCGGCGGTCGCCCATCTCACGCCGGAGACCTGGGAGAGGGCCAACCGGCGGCTGGTGCGCAAGGCGCTCGCCGAGTTCGCCCACGAGCGGCTGCTCGTCCCGCGCCCGCTCGGCGACGGCCGGTACGCCGTGCGGTCCGACGACGGCGCGGTGGAATACCGCTTCACCGCCACGGTGCTGTCGCTCGACCACTGGCACATCGGTGAGATCACCCGGCACCGCACGACGGGCGAGGCCCAACTATCCGAGGCACTGCCCCTCGACGCACTGGATCTCGTCGTGGAGACGCGCGGCTCCCTCGGGCTGAGCGACGAGATCCTCCCCGTCTACCTGGAGGAGATCTCCTCCACGCTGGCGAGCCTCGCGTACAAGCTGACCAGGCGCGCGGCCGGCGCGGACGAACTGGCGAAGGCCGGCTTCCAGCAGATCGAGGCCGGAATGACCGAGGGACATCCGTGCTTCGTGGCCAACAGCGGCCGGATCGGCTACGGCGTCGGCGACCACCACCGGTACGCCCCCGAGGCCGCCGCCCCCGTACGCCTGATCTGGCTGGCCGCCCACCGCGACCACTGCGTCTTCTCCTGTTCCGGCGACATCGACTACGACCGGCTCACGCGTGACGAACTCGGCGAGGAGACCCTCGCCCGCTTCGCGGGCACGCTCGCCGGCCTCGGCCTGGACGTGACCGACTACCTGCTCCTTCCGGTGCATCCCTGGCAGTGGTGGAACAAGCTGTCGGTCACCTTCGCCGCGGCGGTCGCCACGCGGCGCCTGGTCTGCCTGGGCCCCGGCGACGACGACTACCTCCCCCAGCAGTCGGTGCGGACGTTCTTCAACGCCGGTGAGCCGTCGAAGCACTACGTGAAGACCGCGCTGTCGGTGCTCAACATGGGCTTCATGCGCGGCCTGTCCGCGGCCTACATGGAGGCCACCCCGGCGATCAACGACTGGCTCGCCGGCCTGCTGCGGGACGACGACGTCTTCCGCGCGACCCGACTGACGATCATTCGCGAGCGGGCCGCCGCCGGCTACCGCGACCGCCTGTACGAGTCGGCCACCCGCCCCCACTCGCCGTACCGGAAGATGCTCGCGGCGCTGTGGCGGGAGAGCCCGGTCGCGGGCCTCGAACCGGGCAGGCGCCTGGCCACCATGGCCTCCCTCCTGCACGCCGACGAGGCGGGCCGGTCGTTCGTGGCGGCGCTGATCGAGCAGTCGGGCCTGCCGCCCGAGGTGTGGCTCCGGCGCTACCTCGACGCCTACCTCACCCCGCTGCTGCACGCCTTCTACGCGTACGGCCTGGCGTTCATGCCGCACGGCGAGAACGTGATCCTGGTGCTCGACGGCGGCGCGGTGGAGCGGGTGATCTTCAAGGACATCGCCGAGGAGATCGTGGTGATGGACCCGGACACGGACCTGCCACCCGGCGTGCGGCGGATCCGCGCCGAGGTGCCCGAGGAGATGCGCCTTCTGTCGATCTTCACGGACGTGTTCGACTGCTTCCTGCGCTTCCTCAACGCGATCCTGGCCACGGGCGGGGTGCTCGGCGAGGAGGCGTTCTGGCGGACGGTCGCCGAATGCGCGGCGGACTACCGGCGGTCGGCGCC is a window of Microbispora sp. NBC_01189 DNA encoding:
- a CDS encoding aspartate aminotransferase family protein; the protein is MTQSRAADARSYLFNDHTVEGYRDAMAAGTTRVAGRVRKTDRPFSGVGPARLAPEIAAIDLERPLHDHAAALDELERVYLRDAVYFHHPRYLAHLNCPVVIPALLGEVVLSAVNSSLDTWDQSAGGTLIERRLVDWTAGRIGFGPAADGVFTSGGTQSNLQALLLAREEARAAGTPLSRLRVITSEAGHFSVRKAAALLGLGPEAVVAVETDAERRMRPGGLARELGRCRRAGLTVMAVAATAGTTDFGSIDPLPEIARLCAAAGVWLHVDAAYGCGLLVSRRRRHLLDGIERADSVTVDFHKSFFQPVSSSALLVRDGAALRHAAHHADYLNPLRMAERGIPNQVDKSLQTTRRFDALKLWLTLRVMGADAVGELFDQVVDLAAEAHAMLAADPRFEVVTRSPLSTLVFRYLPPEGPGRELADDANLYAREALAASGEAVVAGTTVDGHHHLKLTLLNPETTRDDVAYVLDLLAGHAQRHVDDLAPLAGHPEVTHVHS
- a CDS encoding GNAT family N-acetyltransferase, which gives rise to MSGIVFRRVHDGVGELAVRRLDPDADAEIVHAWVTHPKAVFWMMGDADVAGVAEEYRRIVAHPHRDAYLGLVNGRPAFLAERYDPARVELAGLYDARDGDVGMHFLCAPTGAPVHGFSRAVITTVLETLFADPSVRRVVVEPDVRNTAVHALNAAAGFEVVGVIAKPEKEALLSVCTRERFHAAVGDPAGDPVAAVAHLTPETWERANRRLVRKALAEFAHERLLVPRPLGDGRYAVRSDDGAVEYRFTATVLSLDHWHIGEITRHRTTGEAQLSEALPLDALDLVVETRGSLGLSDEILPVYLEEISSTLASLAYKLTRRAAGADELAKAGFQQIEAGMTEGHPCFVANSGRIGYGVGDHHRYAPEAAAPVRLIWLAAHRDHCVFSCSGDIDYDRLTRDELGEETLARFAGTLAGLGLDVTDYLLLPVHPWQWWNKLSVTFAAAVATRRLVCLGPGDDDYLPQQSVRTFFNAGEPSKHYVKTALSVLNMGFMRGLSAAYMEATPAINDWLAGLLRDDDVFRATRLTIIRERAAAGYRDRLYESATRPHSPYRKMLAALWRESPVAGLEPGRRLATMASLLHADEAGRSFVAALIEQSGLPPEVWLRRYLDAYLTPLLHAFYAYGLAFMPHGENVILVLDGGAVERVIFKDIAEEIVVMDPDTDLPPGVRRIRAEVPEEMRLLSIFTDVFDCFLRFLNAILATGGVLGEEAFWRTVAECAADYRRSAPHLAERFRRYDLFAGTFALSCLNRLQLRDNRQMVDLADPSAALQTAGDLVNPIARFAPPA
- a CDS encoding lysine N(6)-hydroxylase/L-ornithine N(5)-oxygenase family protein — its product is MSTHDFVAIGLGPFNLGLACLAEPVAGLDGLFLEARPGFAWHPGMMLDAVTLQTPFIADLVTLADPTSPYSFLNYLKETGRLYPFYIRENFYQLRAEYDAYCGWAAGRLRSVRFGHRVTSVTYDEADGHYVVHALTDTGERTEHRAPHLVLGTGTPPYVPEPCRGLGGGVVHNSDYLTRKADLLAKESITVVGSGQSAAEIYRDLLSGIDTHGYRLNWVTRSPRFFPLEYTKLTLEMTSPDYVDYFHALPEDTRYRLEAEQKGLHKGIDAALINEIYDLLYAKSAGGPVPARLLTCTELREAAHDAARGEYTLGLRHLEQERDFTLVTQGLVLATGYRYEPPAFLDPVRHRIRWDRRGRFDVARNYSVDVTGRGIFVQNGATHAHSVTSPDLGMGPYRNSWIIAQILGREHYPIEKAIAFQEFGAPEGVVA